In Novipirellula galeiformis, the genomic window TGCGTTGTCCAGTGATACTGTCAGACCGAGCCTCCCGGCTTTTCGAAGCTCCACGCAGGCGTTTCGCAGCGGCCTCGCGCCGCAGACCGATTTCCGAGTTTCCTGTGGGAAGCCCTCCTGCACTTCCTTACCCTCCAGCGAAAAGAATCAAAATGAAAATGCGGTTCAACCTAGCGATTGCCGTTTTTTGTCTGGCATGGATCCCATGCCCCTCCCTCCGAGGCGACACGCCGGACGCGGCGCAAGCCGGTTCGGCCAATCAGTTGACCGAGTCGGAAAAGCGAAGTGGTTGGGAGTTGTTGTTCGACGGCGAGTCGACCGATGGATGGCGAAACTACAAGCGTGATCGCGTTTCGGACGGTTGGAAGGTCGAAAACGGAGCCCTCGTTCGTCATGCCAAAGGAGCTGGCGATCTGATCACGAAGGAAAAGTTCGAATCATTCGAGCTGTCGCTGCAATACAAAATTAGCGAGGGGGGAAACAGTGGAGTGATGTACCACGTCGTCGAAGGCGAAGGGGCACCCTACCATAGCGGCCCCGAAATCCAGGTCCAAGACAATGTCAAAGGCAGAGATCCGCAAAAGGCGGGATGGCTTTATCAGCTCTACAAACCAGGTTCCGCTCCTGGCGAAAACGCGCCGCTTGACGCGACCCGCCCCAGTGGCCAATGGAACGAACTGTACCTCCGCATCTCCAAGGACCAATGCACCGTGTGTATGAATGGAGTGCGTTACTACAACTTCAAAATCGGGGATGAGACGTGGAAACAGCGTGTCGCCGCCAGTAAGTTCGCCAAATGGGACGGCTTCGGCGAGGCCGGCGAAGGTCACATCTGCCTGCAAGACCACGGTGATGAGGTTGCGTACCGCAACATCAAGCTCCGCCGCTTCAAAGACAACGAACCGGTTCCGCAACCGATCGACAGTAAATTGGGGATGCGCAGCGTGTTGGCATTTCCGAACCTGCAATGGGACCAATGGGAAGGCATCAACGATGCGGGCCAAGTTCGCCCACTTCGTTTGATCGAGTTGACCTACGCCAAAGGGATGCCCAATCGTCTCTACGCGATTTCGCAACGAGGCATGATTTGGTCGTTTGAAAACAAGGCGGATGTCAAGCAGTCCCAATTGGTGCTGGATTTGCGTGACAAAGTCTACGACTGGCAAAAGCCGGGGGCCAATGAGCAAGGCTTGCTCGGGCTCGCGTTGCATCCTGAATTCAAAGCGAACAAGAAATTTTACGTTTACTATTCGCTTGCCAATGAGAAGAAGTCGATCCTTTCCAGCTTCACGATGTCCAAGGACAACCCAGCCCAAGCGGATCCTGAGTCCGAACAGGTTTTGATGGAGATTGACCAACCGTTTCAGAATCACAACGGAGGGAGCATTGAGTTTGGCCCCGATGGCTATCTATACGTTGGACTCGGCGACGGTGGGTATCGCAACGACCCTTACGGCGCTGGACAGGACCTCTCTAAAATCCTTGGGAAAATACTGCGTCTCGATGTCGATAAAGCGGCCAACGGAAAGGCCTACGGCATTCCCGCGGACAACCCGTTTGTGAATGTCACCGGCGCCTTGCCGGAGATCTATGCGTACGGTCTTCGCAACCCTTGGCGAATCGCCTTTGATCCCGCTTCGGGGCGGTTGTGGTGTGGCGATGTCGGGCAAGAGCTTTGGGAAGAGGTCGATGTGATCACCAAGGGCGGCAACTATGGCTGGAGCAATCGCGAGGGGAGTCATCCCTTCGGCAATCGTCCATCGGTGGCCGGCGTTAGCGAGCCGATCGGTCCGGTTTGGGAGTATGACCACGAGATCGGAAAGTCGATCACCGGCGGCCGTGTCTATCGCAGCGATCGTCAATCGCAACTGGCTGGCCGTTATCTGTACGCGGATTACGTTACCGGCACGGTTTGGGCATTGAGCTACGATCCCGAAACGGGCAAAGCGACGCGCAATGATCAAGTGATTCCCGACAGCGTCCCAGTATTGGCGTTTGGCCAAGACGCGGCCGGCGAGGTCTATTACTTGACCAACAGCGTTCGCGGTGAATGTATCTATCGCTTCGAAGCAGCCGAGTAAGCAGCGAAGCCACCCCGGCTGACGCAAACCCAGGCCTGTGTAAGGACGGGCGCGTGTGAGCAAGGGCCGGCTGAGCGGGGCCCATGTAAGCAGGGGCCCGTGTAAGCAGGGGCCCGTGTAAGCACCGGGCCCCGCTTGACTCATGAAACTTCAAGCGGCTCTGTGAAGTTGTCTTCAGGGTGGTCGATGCAGGTCGGTAACAGTCGATTGGTATAAGGTCGGTTCGCGGGCGCCTCGCCCGCGAACCTAGGAACCGAACGACCTACCTTGGCCTGCTTAGTACCAATAGACGCCGAAATTGCCGAGTTGGATTCCGGAGCGGCCATACCCGTAACCGTAGCCACGTCCGTAATTTCCGTAGTAAGGCCGGCCTTGGTAGCGGTAGTACTGGTTGCCGTATCGCGGGCTGCGATACAGTGGTGCACGGTAGCCCGATCGATATCGATCTTGCCAACTATGGTCTTGATGGCCTCGATCACGACGGCCTCGATCCCAGTCGTGATTCCGATTGCCACCACGGCGACCACGGTCCCGCTGGGCCACCAACATCACGCCGCTGTCGGTTAGCTCGTCGCTCGCGAGGATCTCCGATTCGTGTGGTTGAGGTCGTTGTGACAAGTCGTTTTCGTCCGCTGCAGTGGCCGGAGGATCGCCAGCGTTGCTCAACGCTTTGACTTGTTCCTGCAACTCGCGGATTTGGCGTCGCATTTCGTCTAGCGTTTCATCAAGCATCTCCGTTCCTTCGTCGCCATTGCGTAGTGGAGACGCCATGGTAGGGGCATCCACGTTCGGTCGCATGGCTTGACGCAGGAACTGGATGGATGCGTCATGCACATGGCCAAGCTGGACCGGCATTTGCGTTTCCTGTCCGTTTCGCAGGATCGTCAAATTCAACTTGGATCCAGGCCCCAAGTCTTCGACGCTGGCGATGAACGATTCAATGTCGGCAATGGCTTGATCGTTTTGCTTGACGATCGTATCGCCGCTACGAAGCCCCGCCTTGGCGGCTGGGCTGTCTCGCATGACTCGTTGGATTTGCACTCCCTTGCCATCGGTCGGCGTCAACATCACGCCCAGCCACGCTTTATGGCTTTCGGGTTGCTGCTCCTGTTTTGATGCCAGCATCAACTCGGTTTTCTGTTCTTGACCTTGCCGCCACGTCGTCACGCTCACCTGCGTTCCCGGTTTCATCTTGGCTAGCGTTTGGATCAATTCCTGTGGCGAAGAGATCTTCGTATCGTTAACCGCTAGGATGTAATCGCCTTGGCGAATGCCGGCTTCGGCCGCGGGGCTGCCCCACACCGTGTCCATCACGCACACCCCGTCTCCGGGACAGGAGCCGACGATGACCCCCAACGCTGGCGACTCATCCTCTGCGTGTTGGTTTATCAGGTTGGACGATTTCGGATCAGGTTTGCTTGGCTGTTCAGCCCGTGTTTGTTGTTCAGCCGATGGCTGCGGAGCCACCGGATCGTCCGCCCAACCCGGCGTAGCGACGGTGGCTCCGGAGAGAAGGGCGACGCAGACTCCGGTCGCCGTGACCGCGGTCACAAGAGAGCTTGACGATTTAAACCATGTTTTGCGCATCTTGAGTTTGCTCCTTGGAAGGGATGGTGAGGTCGAGCTGCGGTCTCCAACATTGCAGACGCAGACGAGACCTTTGACGCTTTGATCAACGCCGCAAACACCGTGCCTGATTGAATGGCTCTGGGGCCAACCTGCTGAGCGTGATTCCGCCTTGGCCATGATTCCACAGGCTTCGTTTCCGTTTATCCCTGTTGGCGTAGGGGACAAATCCTGCGCACGCATCAATCCTGCGCACGCACTAACAACGTCAACTTTTTAATCGTCTCGTTCGCATCGTTCCGTGCGGGATCGGTCCGTGCGGGATCGTTGTGGAGCATCAGCGGCCTGCTAAATCGCCCCGGTGACGCGCATGAAAAAAGCCGAGTCGTTTGACTCGGCTTTCTCATTGGTTGAACGCTTGTTTCAAGCGGTTGGCATCGATCCGCGATCGACAGGGGCGATTACAGGATGTCGAGCAATTCGACTTCGAAGACGAGCACTTCGTTGGGGCCGATCGCGCCTTGGCTGCCGCGTTCGCCATAGGCGAGATCCGAAGGAATGTAGAGCATCCACTTGTCGCCCACCTTCATTTGTTGAAGTGCCATTTGCCATCCTTGGATGACTTGGCCGACCATGAATTCCGCTGGGGTGCCGCGTGAGACCGAGCTGTCGAATACGGTTCCATCGATCAGCTTGCCGGTGTAGTGAACTCGCACCTTATCCGAAGCGGTCGGCGACGCGCCTTCGCCCGCTTCGATCACGGAGTATTGGACTCCGCCTTCGAGGGTTTTCACCCCTTCTTTTTTAGCGTTTTCCTTCAGCCAAGCTTGTCCCTTCTCTTTGTTCTTCTGCATGGCTTCTTCTTGGCGTTCGCGGAGCATGGTCTCCATCTTGCCTTGGACTTCACGCAACTGCTCATCAGCCATCGCGGGCTCTTTGCTGGCCAAGCCATCGGTCAGGCCTGCGATCAAGGCATCGAAGTTCATGTCTTTGGCAAGGAAGCCTTGGCTGCTCATCTGTTGTCCCAGGGAAACACCTAAGAAGTAGCCGATCTCGTCAGCGGGCTTCTCGTATTTTCGGGGAGTGTCTTCTTTCTTGGGGGCGTCATCTTCGGCCATCGTCGGACTCGTCAAAAGGGAAAAAGCGACGAGAACCAACCCGCCAAACTGGAGAAACGTACGTGTTGAAATCATCAGGTGGGACATGGGTAGGGTTTCCTGGTTTTAAAGAGGGGGTGTCGGCGTGTATTTATACCTAAGCGATTCACTTTGCGTTACCACGCTAAGCAAGGTTTCGCGTTTAAGGAGCCAAAGCGATCGCAGCAAGGATCATGCCGCCAATCACGGCCGCCACCGCGGCGATGCGTCCCCAGCTGACGTCGACTTTTGAGGCTGGGTGGAGCCGAGCGTGAATCCGCTGCTCCAGAATCAGGCGTCCTTTTTCGGTCACCGATTCGGCCGCCACGTCGTGGCCCGATTTTTCACAGGCCAATTCTTCGTGTAAACCGTACTTTTCGCCTATTTGCAGCATCACGCCCTGGACGGCTCGAGCATTGAAGGGGCGATCTTCGGGCTTCTTTTCCATCAAGTGAGCGATCACTTGGTCGAGCTCGGGAGGGCACTCGGGTTGGAACTTGCTCACCTGCGGTGGCTTGGCGCGAAGGTGTTGCTCAAATAGCTGAGCGAAATTTTCACCCAAGAACGGCTTGCGCCCCGTCAGCATCTCAAACATGCAGCAGCCTAGTGCGTACAAGTCTGTCTTGCCCGAAATCATCGCGTCGCCCGTGATCTGCTCAGGCGACATGTAAGCGTGTGTGCCGACCGTGAGACCGGTGGCGGTTAAATCGCTGTCGTGCAAATCTCGAGCGATTCCGAAATCGCCCAATTTGACCATCGCCGATAGGGTCAGAAAGAGATTGCCCGGCTTCAAATCACGATGGATCACCCCGTGATTGTGGGCGCACTGCAGCGCCGATCCCACTTGCCGGGTAACGTCGACCACCTCTTGCCACGCCAGCCGCCCGTGAGTTTCGAGCAACTCGTGCATCGTGCCGCCTTCGACAAGCTCCATGATGTAATAGAGCTGGCCGTCGTTCGCTTCGCCACCGCCATAGGAGGCGATGATGTTGGGGTGCCGCAAACGCTCCAGGACGCTCATTTCACGACGAAACCGAGCCCGGATTAACTTGTTGCCGCTAACCCCAGGATGCAGTTTCTTGATCGCAACGCGCTCACCGGATTCCTTATGAATCCCCTCGTAGACCGTACCTACCGTACCGACACCAAGAATGGTCCCTAGTTGGTAGTCGGAAAATCGGGAAGATGGCACGTTTGTCTCGGTGAGGCCGTCCTACACAGTGACAAACCGTGCTAGACAGCGATTTTTTCGATCTTGACACGGGTGTGCAATTGGCGATGCCCGGTGCGACGCTTGCTGTGCTTGCGGCGACGGAACTTTTGGATGTAGATCTTCTTGTCCTTCTTAGGACCGATCACCGAAGCGATCACCGAAGCTCCATCTACAGTGGGCGCACCAAGCTTCAAGCCGTCGTCAGCGCTGACCGCGAGGACTGTTTCGAAGGTGAATTCGGAACCTTGGGAAAGATCGCGAAAGTCGATGTCAACTTCCATGCCAGGTTCGACGCGGTATTGGCGGCCACCATCTACAACGATAGCGTACATTTATGCACTCTCAAGTGAATTTAAGCGTAAGGGCGGTTTGTCGAGCGGCGCAGTGTATCGAGCGATTCAGACTACGTACAGGCCTGACTTGACCGTTCGCGGCTGTTTTTTCAGTCTCTGCTCAATATTGAACGCTGCAAACCCTTTATTCGTCGCGAAACGCGCCGAGGATGAGGCGATCGGACGTCCCGGTCCTAAATGTTGGGACTCGCAGAGCCCGAGTGACGCAATTCGCAGCCAAAGGTGAGCCCCGATTGGGGTGACTAAGCTACGATAAGGTCGGCTTAAGGGAAGCGAGGCCGATGTTATGGCCCCCTTTCCGCCCCCGACCCTTCGCCTCATCAACGGACCACCGATGGCCTCCGAATGCTCATCCAATCGACGCATGTCCTGCTTTTTCCTGCTCGCGATGGTCTCGATTTTGGCATCGTCATGGCTGCTCCCCCGAGCGGCAACCGCCGCGGATCGGCCAAATTTTGTCTGGATTATGTCGGAGGATAATTCGAAACATTACCTCCGTCATTTTGATCCCGATGGGGCACCAGCACCTCAGATTGAAGCCTTGGCAGCTCATGGGATCACCTTTGAGCGGGCATTTTCCTGTGCCCCGGTCTGTTCGGTCGCACGGACCACCCTGATCACATCGTGCTACGCCCCTCGCATTGGTACTCAGTTCCACCGTCGGTTCAAGCTCGCGGCGATGCCCGCGGGGGTTAAAATGTTTCCCGCCTACCTCCGAGCGGCCGGCTACTACACGACCAACAACCGCAAGCAGGATTACAACGCGGAGCTTTCGGATGACGTTTGGAGCGAATCGTCCAAGCATGCGTCATGGAAGAAACGGCCTGATGAATCGACTCCGTTTTTTCATGTTTTGACGTCGACGTTGTCGCACGAGGGGAGTCTCCATTTTCCTGAATCGGCCATGGCTGAGCCCACTCAAACCGATCCCGCTGCGGTCAAACTACAGCCTTACTTTCCCGACACGCCCACGTTTCGCTACACCCGGGCACGCTACCACGATCGCATCATGGCGATTGACGACGTCGTTGGGAAAGTCGTCTCGGAATTGAAAGCCGCTGGCGAACTTGAAAACACATTTATCTTCTACTTTGGCGATCATGGCGGCGTCCTGCCACGCTCCAAAGGCTACGCCTACGAAGCCGGGCTCCACGTCCCGCTTGTCGTTCGCATCCCCGAGCGATGGAAAGATTCGGTGTCTCGCGATCGAGCGAGTCGCACCGCTGGCTTTGTCGAGTTTGTGGACTTCGGGCCGACGGTGCTGAACCTGGCCGGCATCAAGATTCCCGCTGGCATCGATGGGAAAGCCTTTCTAGGCAAAGGGGTCGACGCGGCCGAAGTGGACTCGCGAGAGGAGACCTTGGGCTACGCCGACCGTTTCGATGAAAAGTCTGACCTGGTGCGTTCCTTGCGGATCGGCAACACCAAATACATGCGGCATTTCGAGCCCTTCTATCCTGATGCATTGCAAAACAATTATCGCTACAAGATGCTCGC contains:
- the rplU gene encoding 50S ribosomal protein L21, coding for MYAIVVDGGRQYRVEPGMEVDIDFRDLSQGSEFTFETVLAVSADDGLKLGAPTVDGASVIASVIGPKKDKKIYIQKFRRRKHSKRRTGHRQLHTRVKIEKIAV
- a CDS encoding FKBP-type peptidyl-prolyl cis-trans isomerase; this encodes MAEDDAPKKEDTPRKYEKPADEIGYFLGVSLGQQMSSQGFLAKDMNFDALIAGLTDGLASKEPAMADEQLREVQGKMETMLRERQEEAMQKNKEKGQAWLKENAKKEGVKTLEGGVQYSVIEAGEGASPTASDKVRVHYTGKLIDGTVFDSSVSRGTPAEFMVGQVIQGWQMALQQMKVGDKWMLYIPSDLAYGERGSQGAIGPNEVLVFEVELLDIL
- a CDS encoding sulfatase-like hydrolase/transferase, encoding MSCFFLLAMVSILASSWLLPRAATAADRPNFVWIMSEDNSKHYLRHFDPDGAPAPQIEALAAHGITFERAFSCAPVCSVARTTLITSCYAPRIGTQFHRRFKLAAMPAGVKMFPAYLRAAGYYTTNNRKQDYNAELSDDVWSESSKHASWKKRPDESTPFFHVLTSTLSHEGSLHFPESAMAEPTQTDPAAVKLQPYFPDTPTFRYTRARYHDRIMAIDDVVGKVVSELKAAGELENTFIFYFGDHGGVLPRSKGYAYEAGLHVPLVVRIPERWKDSVSRDRASRTAGFVEFVDFGPTVLNLAGIKIPAGIDGKAFLGKGVDAAEVDSREETLGYADRFDEKSDLVRSLRIGNTKYMRHFEPFYPDALQNNYRYKMLAYKEWRTMFANGELSGTQRQFFGAKPTEALFDLESDPHEINNLVGDPESQGTLRKMRARLNERLKAMPDLSFFPEAVLCESAMHNPTAFGQQNQTRIAKWIDIANLALLPFRDAEAKMQEAISSDDPWDRYWGLIAAASIGRDAKPLVRMVRERLSDEEPLVALRAIEFLAIVTDEDVRPALYRTITRASSEPELLQMLNTTTYLNDFFGDRLTIDVPQLKSSIKLEKRGDVKDRLDYFSAK
- a CDS encoding serine/threonine protein kinase; this translates as MPSSRFSDYQLGTILGVGTVGTVYEGIHKESGERVAIKKLHPGVSGNKLIRARFRREMSVLERLRHPNIIASYGGGEANDGQLYYIMELVEGGTMHELLETHGRLAWQEVVDVTRQVGSALQCAHNHGVIHRDLKPGNLFLTLSAMVKLGDFGIARDLHDSDLTATGLTVGTHAYMSPEQITGDAMISGKTDLYALGCCMFEMLTGRKPFLGENFAQLFEQHLRAKPPQVSKFQPECPPELDQVIAHLMEKKPEDRPFNARAVQGVMLQIGEKYGLHEELACEKSGHDVAAESVTEKGRLILEQRIHARLHPASKVDVSWGRIAAVAAVIGGMILAAIALAP
- a CDS encoding family 16 glycoside hydrolase, whose protein sequence is MKMRFNLAIAVFCLAWIPCPSLRGDTPDAAQAGSANQLTESEKRSGWELLFDGESTDGWRNYKRDRVSDGWKVENGALVRHAKGAGDLITKEKFESFELSLQYKISEGGNSGVMYHVVEGEGAPYHSGPEIQVQDNVKGRDPQKAGWLYQLYKPGSAPGENAPLDATRPSGQWNELYLRISKDQCTVCMNGVRYYNFKIGDETWKQRVAASKFAKWDGFGEAGEGHICLQDHGDEVAYRNIKLRRFKDNEPVPQPIDSKLGMRSVLAFPNLQWDQWEGINDAGQVRPLRLIELTYAKGMPNRLYAISQRGMIWSFENKADVKQSQLVLDLRDKVYDWQKPGANEQGLLGLALHPEFKANKKFYVYYSLANEKKSILSSFTMSKDNPAQADPESEQVLMEIDQPFQNHNGGSIEFGPDGYLYVGLGDGGYRNDPYGAGQDLSKILGKILRLDVDKAANGKAYGIPADNPFVNVTGALPEIYAYGLRNPWRIAFDPASGRLWCGDVGQELWEEVDVITKGGNYGWSNREGSHPFGNRPSVAGVSEPIGPVWEYDHEIGKSITGGRVYRSDRQSQLAGRYLYADYVTGTVWALSYDPETGKATRNDQVIPDSVPVLAFGQDAAGEVYYLTNSVRGECIYRFEAAE